DNA from Pelobacter propionicus DSM 2379:
GCTCCATACCCTGGCTGTCCACCTCGCCGATGCGGGGAATGGCGCCGGGCAGCAGGCGGATGTTGCCTCCCAGCAGTATCTCCTCTCCCAGACGCTGGGCGGTCTCCTTGTTGACCCTGAAGGTTTCGGCCCGATGAGCCCAGAAGACCGGGGTGCTGTCGTTAGCCTCGCGTTTTGCCCTGAGGATGCTGATGATCACGTCGGCAGCGGAATTCCCGCCGCCGATGACCAGCGTCTTGATGCCGATGTACTTCTCCACATCGTCCAGCCCTTTGGCAACCATCTTGGCGTCGCCGTACACTGTCAGCTCGCGGGGAATGTTGCAGCCGAAGGCCAGAATCACCTTCCTGGCCCGATAGCTCTCCCTGTCCGTGCGCACCGTCAGAACTCCCCGCTCCTCATGGATGTCCTGAAGGCTTGTCTCGGTCTGGATATTGAGTCCCCCCTGCCGGACAACCTCCTGGACCTTTCGCAGGTACTCCTCCACCGTCACCGGCTCCTCGGGTGGGCGCAACTCCTCCACCAGGAACGGTTCGGATGCATCTTTGGGAATGGTGGGATAGACCAGCTTTCCCGCCGGATAGGAGTGGGCGATGCCCTGGAAGGCAGCTTTTCCCGATTCCAGCAGCAGGTGGGAGAGGCCATGGCGTTTGCACATCAGGGCACAGGCCACTCCGGCCGGTCCACCGCCAACTATAAGGACATCGTAAAGCAAGCTCATGGTCGTACTCCCCTGAATCCGGATTCCCTGCGCCGGTCGCGTGGCCGGCGGGGGTATGGGTTTAGTATGCCGCTGGTCGATGAATCTTCAACCGCTTCAGGGGTGTTGTTGCCCTGATCCGCATATTCAAAGGAGGAACCACAATGGCTCCAAAAAAGATCGTCATCATCGAGTCGAGTCCGCGGCACAACGGCAACAGCACGCTTCTCGCCCGGGAGGTCGCTTCCGGCGCGGTCAACCTGGGCGCCGATGTTGAAACAGTGCATCTGCACGGCATGGACATCAAACCTTGCAGCGCCTGCGACGCCTGCCAGGAGTCGCTGGAGACGGATTGCGTCATCGGCGACGACATGAAAGCGCTCTATTCCAGGCTGCGCGCTGCGGACGCCATCGTCTATGCCACGCCTGTCTACTGGTTCACCGTTTCCGGCCAGATCAAGCTGTTCATGGACCGCTGCTATGCCCTTACCTGTGCGGCAACAGTGCCGGGAGAAGAGGGGGGTGAGCCGGTCTATACCCTGGAGAACGATCTGGCCGGCAAGAAATTGGGCATCGTCCTGACCTATGGGGACGTGGACCCGTTCGTCTCGGGCGCGGTCAACGCCCTGCGCACCTTCCAGGACATGGCCCGCTTTCTGGGGGCCGAGATCGTTGGTCAGGTGTACGGGAGCGCCCTGACGCCGGGCGAGATAGTCGGTAACAGCGCGTTGATGCATCAGGCATACCAGCTCGGCAGAGACCTGGCAGCAGGCGCTTGAATATATGAATGAATGATGCCAAACGTTGAAACTTTTCAGGAAAGCAAGAAACCGCCCTATCGTTTGCAAACAGGGCGGTTTCATATTCTGGCCGCCAGGCGGGGCATCTGCTCTGCAGTGCCGCTTGCCTGAACGTATCTTTGCGCCACACCCCGTGAATCGCCGAGGTTGTGGCGTTGCTTAGCGCCTCGGCTTCCCATGGATCCGTCTTTTCCCGAATGTAAGCCCTTTTCCTCCCCCAACTGCTCCTCTCCGGTCATCAACTCAGTCGGTCGTGCGGCCGTGAAGCAGGGACCAGTGCCTGATGCCGCCCGGCATGTGGCTGACCACCACGCCGATCACCAGCGCCGTGGCAACGATCTGAGCTCGGTACTCCGGCCAGAGATGGATCAGGCCGAGAATTGCCACATGGGCTATGACCATCACCCCGCGTACCTGGTAGGGCCAGTGACGGCTCTGGTTGATCCCCAACAGCACCAGGATGATGCCGCTGGCGACCGCGGCCTGGTGCCAGGTAAGCAGACGACTGAACGGCATGGCGAATACCGCGCCGCCGAACAGGACGCCGGTAGTTGCGATATGGGAGGCACGCATCAGGATGTCGAACGCCCGGATCCAGCCGGAGCGATGCTTCTTTTCTTCTTTGCTTTTCGTGCTTGTTTCCATGTGATGCTCCCCTGAGGTCCTTCCCACGCATCCCTTGCGCCCGGCCTGTCCTGTTTTCCCGTTTCCGGCTGTCGTGAAGCAGTGCCGATTCGCCGGCGGAGCACATCTATAGTTCATGCGTCGGATGGATGCAAGAACGATTATCATGCGGTTCCGTCAGCAGGACCGTGACAGGTTTCTGTGGCAGGCCGAAGGGCATGGGACGAATACCTGAGCAGGTCGTTGTCACTGACATTTCCCGCTTCGGGGATATACTGGGTACTGTGCCGATACGCACCCGGGGGGTGGTATGAAGAAATACGAGAACGATCCGTCCGGCCTCGTGCCGTTGGAGCGCGATGCCTGCGCAATCATCTGTTTCATAGCCAAGAACGGGCTCCCGTCCCACGGTAATCTCCAGCGAACCGTCCAGGCGCTGGTCAAGATGGGGCACCGCGCCGGCGAGATCAACGGCGAGGGGGACGGCTGCGGCATCCTGACCGCCATCCCGCGCCTGATCTGGGGGGAAATCCTGGCCACTGCGGGGCGTAACCCGCGGTTGGCGGACTCCCCCGGTTTCGTGGTCGGCCATCTGCTGATCGACCGCAACGACCTCTCCCGCTATCCCGACCTGCGGAAGAATATCCTGCAGCGTATCCTCCAGGCCGGGCTGGAGCTGCTGGTGGAGCGCCCGGCGCCGGTGCGCAGCGAGGTGCTGGCCGGCCGAGCCCGGGAGGGGGAGCCGCTGGTGTGGCAACTGGCCCTGCACGACCCGCTTCCCAAACACGATGCCCGCCGCCTGTTCGCCCTGCAGGTTGGGCTGGAAGAGGAGTTCCCGGTGCACGTGGCTTCCCTCTCCACCCAAGTGGCTGCCTACAAGGTGCACGGCGCGCCGGAGATCCTCAGCCGCTACTACCCGGAGCTGAAACGGCGCGATTTCGTTTCCGATCTGACCATCGGCCACAGCCGCTACTCCACCAACACCCTGCCCACGGTGCTGCGTGCCCAACCCTTTTCCCTCCTGGGACATAACGGCGAGATCAACACCATCGCCCGCCTGCGGGAAGAGGCGCGCATGCTGGGGATTACCCTCACCAGGGGGGGGAGCGATTCCCAGGATTTGAACCGCTCCCTGGAGGGGCTGATCTGTGACCACGGCCTGACACTGTTCGAGGCCATGGAGATGGTCTTTCCACCAGTGTTCAGCATCATGGACCGCATGGGGGACGGACAGCGCAGCATGTACGGCTGGTTCCGGCGTTTCCTGACCGCCAGCG
Protein-coding regions in this window:
- a CDS encoding NAD(P)-binding domain-containing protein, whose protein sequence is MSLLYDVLIVGGGPAGVACALMCKRHGLSHLLLESGKAAFQGIAHSYPAGKLVYPTIPKDASEPFLVEELRPPEEPVTVEEYLRKVQEVVRQGGLNIQTETSLQDIHEERGVLTVRTDRESYRARKVILAFGCNIPRELTVYGDAKMVAKGLDDVEKYIGIKTLVIGGGNSAADVIISILRAKREANDSTPVFWAHRAETFRVNKETAQRLGEEILLGGNIRLLPGAIPRIGEVDSQGMERLVIRINIFEQPDGIDLYHALSFPMQNVIACIGSQGPGPIFERLGIQLITCTGGVCKIGKEGERLALLTAEFESTRRGIHIIGGAISPSFMRISEGAIVEEKHPNLIYTALNDAWHAVEAIRRKLNG
- a CDS encoding flavodoxin family protein, translated to MAPKKIVIIESSPRHNGNSTLLAREVASGAVNLGADVETVHLHGMDIKPCSACDACQESLETDCVIGDDMKALYSRLRAADAIVYATPVYWFTVSGQIKLFMDRCYALTCAATVPGEEGGEPVYTLENDLAGKKLGIVLTYGDVDPFVSGAVNALRTFQDMARFLGAEIVGQVYGSALTPGEIVGNSALMHQAYQLGRDLAAGA